GCGCCAGCCTGGTCAGCCTCGGCCACGAGGGGCGCGCGCTGCTCGACGCGGTGCGCAAGGAGCACGCGGGCAAGCTCGCCAACGAGATCGCGCGCCTGCGTCCCGACCACGCACGCCGGCTGCACGACGCGCTGCCGGCCCTGGAGGCCCTGGCCGCCGCGGCACCGCCGCGCGTGGGCCCCTGCGCGGACGGCCGGGCGTAGGGGACACGTGCGGCCCGCCGCACCGGGCGGGACCTTCCCATGGGCTACTCCGTACACCGGGAGGCCGCTGCAGACGCGCCACGTGACTGCGGCGTGTTCCCGTCCCCGCGCGATGCCGGAGGCCGAGAGGCCCTGGGCCGTGTCCGCCGGACACAACCTAGGTCGTGTCCGGCGGATCTTCGTGGATCAGCCTGCGGTGTCTGGTGCCGTGCATCGCAAGGCGGAGGATCGTCCTCGTACGGGGCGTACTCGGATGACTCCGACAACGCGGCGAGGTGCGGTGCTGGGGGCACTCCCCCACTGCCCTGAACGGGCGTGGGAGGTACCCCCACCCACGCCCTTCAGGCAGTGGGGGAGTCGCGGGCCCACGAAGATCCGCCGGACACGACCTAGTCCACGGCTGCCGCGGGCCGCGTGCCGATGACCACGGTCGCCCCGAGCTCCTCCTCGGCGGCCACCTCCGCCACGAGGCCGCCGGACGTGAAGGCCGCCACGGCCGACGGGGCCTGGCGCGTGCTGGTCTCGATCAGCACATGACCGCCGGGCGCCAGCCAGAGCGGCGCCCGCGCGGCCACCCGCCGCAGCACGTGGAGCCCGTCGGAGCCGCCGTCCAGGGCGACCGGCGGCTCGTGGACGCGGGCCTCCTGGGGGAGCAGGGCCATGTCGGCGGTGGGCACGTACGGCACGTTGGCGGTGAGGACGTCGACGCGACCGCGCAGCCCCTCGGGGAGCGGATCGAACAGATCGCCCTCGTGGACGGTACCGCCCGGCAGGTTGAGGCGGGCACACCGTACGGCCGCCGGGTCCACGTCGGCGGCGTGCAGCTCGGCGCCCGGCACGGCCGCGCCGAGCGCGGCGGCCAGCGCCCCCGAGCCGCAGCACAGATCGACGATCACCGCACGCGGCGGCGCGAGCGCGACGGCCCGGCCCACCAGGAACTCGGTTCGGCGCCGGGGCACGAAGACCCCGGGGGCCACGGTGATCCGCAGGCCGCGGAACTCGGCCCAGCCGAGGACGTGCTCCAGCGGGAGGCCCCTGGCGCGCCGTTCCACCATGGCGGCCAGTTCGTCCGGCGTGCGGGCCTCGGCGAGCAGCAGGTCCGCCTCGTCCTCGGCGAAGACGCAGCCGGAGGCGCGCAGCACGCCGGTGATCGCCGCATGGCCGAGTCCGGGCGCGGCGGAACGCGCCCCGGCGGCGCCTGAAGCGGGCGGACCGGAGGCGGCGGGGGAGGAGTGGGAGTGGGTTTCGGACATGGGGCAGGAGAGCCTTTCGGGACGCCGAGGGGCGCTCCCCGTCTCTGTCCGAGGTCCTATGCCGAGGGGACCGGACGGTCGCGAGGCGGGAGCACCCGACCTGATACCGCGGTAATGGGGCTCACCTCCTCAGTCGTCCAGTGTGTGGCCCGGCCACCCTACCCCAGCGTGCCCGGGCGCCAGGGGCGGGGCCGTGCTCAGCTCTGGTCGAACAGCGCGCTGACCGACTCGCCGTTGTGGATGCGCCGCACCGCCTCGGCGAGGGCCGGAGCGATGGACAGAACCGTCAGCTTCTCGGTGGTGTCGCCGTCCGGCACCGGCACCGTGTTCGTGCAGACGACCTCCAGCACGTCGGGCTGCTCGCCGAGCCGCCGCAGGGCGCCCGCCGCGAACAGCCCGTGGGTGCAGGCGATGCGGATCGAGCGCGGCCGCAGCTCGCGCAGCCGGTCCAGCAGCTCCAGCACGGTGCTGCCCTTGGCGATCTCGTCGTCCAGGACGATCACGTCCCGGTCGGCGACCTCACCGATGACGGAGCTGATGCTGACCCGGTCGTCGGCGAACCGCTGCTTGGCACCGGCCGCCACCTGCGCCCCCAGCATTCGCGCGAAGGCCGCCGCCTCCTTGGCGTAGCCGAGGTCGGGGGAGACCACCGTGGTACGCGACAGGTCACGGCCCCTGAAGTGCCGCGCCAGCTCCCGCAGCGCGTGCAGGTGGTCCACCGGCACCGAGAA
The nucleotide sequence above comes from Streptomyces sp. TS71-3. Encoded proteins:
- a CDS encoding putative protein N(5)-glutamine methyltransferase, coding for MSETHSHSSPAASGPPASGAAGARSAAPGLGHAAITGVLRASGCVFAEDEADLLLAEARTPDELAAMVERRARGLPLEHVLGWAEFRGLRITVAPGVFVPRRRTEFLVGRAVALAPPRAVIVDLCCGSGALAAALGAAVPGAELHAADVDPAAVRCARLNLPGGTVHEGDLFDPLPEGLRGRVDVLTANVPYVPTADMALLPQEARVHEPPVALDGGSDGLHVLRRVAARAPLWLAPGGHVLIETSTRQAPSAVAAFTSGGLVAEVAAEEELGATVVIGTRPAAAVD
- a CDS encoding ribose-phosphate pyrophosphokinase, translating into MRDITVFSGSAHPELAAEVCAHLKVPLSPVRSSRFANDCLEVQLQSNCRERDVFLIQPLVAPVQEHLVELLMMCDAARGASAGRITVVMPHYAYARSDKKDAPRISLGGRLVADLLVAAGAGRVLTMALHSPQVHGFFSVPVDHLHALRELARHFRGRDLSRTTVVSPDLGYAKEAAAFARMLGAQVAAGAKQRFADDRVSISSVIGEVADRDVIVLDDEIAKGSTVLELLDRLRELRPRSIRIACTHGLFAAGALRRLGEQPDVLEVVCTNTVPVPDGDTTEKLTVLSIAPALAEAVRRIHNGESVSALFDQS